A window of Liolophura sinensis isolate JHLJ2023 chromosome 4, CUHK_Ljap_v2, whole genome shotgun sequence genomic DNA:
GACGTCTACgctcaaataaaaacagcaaggcgTTTGCACGTTTACgcgtgtgtttttataaatacatgtcatgcgTCGTTAATATTTGTAGTGTACCTATATTCGATGACTACGACCAATACATGTTATTTTCGGCATTCCGAATAGCCTATGCCTATAGGGGCATATAATCGCGTAcaatataaatgcatttatgatGTAGACGTTGGCGTCTGTGTAGAGGGATTTAGTGTCTATCAGTTTTCGGTTCAGTTAATTGTATTTCATCACTACTGTATGCAGGTGCCGTTGTTgaaattcagctgtattcctctcctagctttcagctgtaaaatgacGAGAGCAGGTGGGCGGCTACAAAATCCTCCCGTCTTGTTCTGTAAATCCACATCTTCCCGAGTgccaaatcgtctggaaacttaaaaaaaacaaactaaccCAAGTGTTCTTCCACCTGTTTTTACAATCGCATGCAGAACAGTAAACCATTTCGTGAAGAAATGCGACATGTTTGTTGTCACTCTAGCTTTTAACACTAAACTAAATGACGAAGCTCTGCCAGctcgtaaaggttggacttgtgtgacgtcattcgtCGGAGACTACCGAGTGATGGTAGAAAAATTGCACAAAACCATCCTCATTATCTTGTGATTTTAggtgccatattactcagattaatgtgccttttttcaatatttttttaacactcaatttaacaatatatacagggatagctaattatgaataaataaataaataaataaatttggacACTATTCCTTTAATTTCCGAACTGACCATTGGGACCTTAGGAGAACTGTagtttaaagacattttttacacctcaagaagaaagctgagaagcctTTTTTTGTACTTCCATATGTTAGAGCGTATTAAGAAATACAAACCAAAcgtttttcatgtatcctttaatcaAATTAACAAGTCTTTTATAAGTGTTGTAAAAAGCGTATGTGTCTTGACGTTTCAGATCTTTTAACCCAGGGACAACATGCTTCCTGGAATCCTGTTTGTGTTGGCCATCGCAGTGGCATCAGGTGAGGCAGAAGTTTGTATAGAGATAGCTTATGGCATGAATAACCTTTCTTATTGTAAACCCGTAGCATAATGCCGAAAttcctatatgtatatggaCGCATTAGACTAGTATGTGTAATCAGGCCCAAGTAttacgaagcgatcttagataaaatttcaatcattaaatttagggtgttcctttctgttattttagctgaaatttgttttatattaactTACCTACAATTTACGTTGACAAATCAAGATtgtgaccttgttacataagaaattttTAAgctatttgaaattttgacttaagatcgcttcgtgatcccggagCCAGATCACCATGATAGTGAAAACAAATCTCCTTTTATAAGTTAACGGGGCACATGGCTGTCTTGCAGAGTAACACTTGCCAAACATACATCTTTCACCTGTTTTTGTATACAActtacaaaatttcaaaatattttctgattatAGTTTAATGTACAGCGTTAAATTCACtcaattttttaaaagattAATAGTTGCTTACAGAAATTTGCGAAAGTTCGATTCGAACGTTTCCAAATTATACTtgaattgttttaaattaacaTACAAACGAGAATTCCGTAAATTATTTACCGTGTGTATTTGTTGGTTGTTCAGCTCTTCACTTGTCTTTACCTGTCTGCGACATTGTATTGTCAGTGATAtggtgtatttaaaaaaaaatcgtgtGAATGGATGTGACTGACAGTGGTATCGTTCAGCAGAATTATCAACCCTCTTCAACTTGCGTTTTCTTTCAGGTTTTGACACCAGGCGACTGTTTCGCAAGAAACCGGCGACTCACGGTATATGAGTTTAAttaaaatagttaaatgttattgaaattattatcaaattcattACTctcttatatatattttaatgtttgtttggtCTGTTGCTAAGTGTAGAATGTCGGTTTAATATTACTTTTGTCATGCTATAAAGATATCTCCATGCAGAAGTCCCGTCTCAGTGGAGACATAATCACGGAGCTGCCACACTTGAACACCatcccgaagacaccagacatgacacccaagttgtcacagtatatactgacaccgggatGGCCAATATACATATCATATCTCATTGTACTCACAACCGTAGAAGGGGGAAGTACCAAGCACGGTTCTTAAAATCCTCTCGGGACCCTCGGGACTCTCGGGGTGTCGAACACCTGTCTCCGCACCTACACGAGGCGGTTCATAGTGATAATTTGCTAAAGGAGCAGACCACCTTTAAATAAAGTAAGCGTAATCTgaaaagccattttttttggCAGTGATTGGCAGACATTCCAACGCACTGTATAGCGGAGACATGTGAAATAGACTAAAGCAAATGACGTCACAgattcttttttgtcttttaaacaTGCtctaacatttttctttctatattaaatacaattataaacgtgatacaacatgtacattcatgttggACGTAAATGTATAGCGTTGAGAGCATGTTTAGACTAATACGTATTAGTGACGTCACTGTGCTTCAGCTAGAGTACGTCCTCTTTAAAAAGTCCACCGTGGATTCACCCCTAATACGcattttatttactgtaaaaatgttaaaaaatcgTGAAAACCATTATTGAAATCAGCACGAAATTGTCTTCAAAATGGAGGCTGTTCTTTTGATTCCGATTCTCGTTTGTTTCTTCTTCACACGTTTTACAAAATTGGTCATGACATCAGCTATTAAACgtgattatttattatatttaacgCGCAGACTGCCTGGACGTGGCCATTGTTGGAGGGGGGATAGGTGGCACCTACACCGGATGGAGATTGCGACAGCGAGGCTTGAATATCGCCATCTTTGAAAACACAGATCGTGTCGGAGGTCGGATGTTTAGCGTCTTCCTCCCTTCAGTGCCGAATGTACCTGCTGAGTTGGGGGCGATGCGATACGTTCCGGGTGCGCACAGCACCCTGGAAAGTTTGTTTCCTCAACTTGACCTGCGCACGGAAGTGTTCCAGCCCGACAGTTTTAAAAAGCTATTCTATTTCCGGTCTACAAGACTAAGCGCCGAAGAGTTGGACAGTCCTAAGCTACCGTACAATCTGGCACCAGGGGAAAGCAGGAACCCAGATGAACTTTCCTGGCAAGTGGGCAAAACAGTTTTTACCAGTTGATATTTTTTGCATGGATTTAAGGGTATGATCTGCCGAAGGTCTTACATACAAGTTGGTTAACTGTGTTTTGTTCAGAAACAGACATCTTCACACGAAGAGCATAACCTCGGTGCTAGCTCTTATACAGCTCGAAGCCGTCCATATGTTTGGTACACATTAATTTCGTAAATCGTTTGATGTGTATGTATGAGTCGAAACATTCATTTACCAGACATCAACCAAACTGGACGATCCGTGTTAATAATCGAAAGGCTAATTTTCCAAAACGATATGTAAAGCAAACTACCAAAGAATTAaacaagtatataaagtacgaaatttggacggaatcatgcaaggaGAAGCACTCAGCAGTTCTCAATGATGTAGAAAAGACTCAAGGAATGTTCTAAGCGAATGGATGAATAAAATCGGtatccaaattgtgtaccatgctggtAATCGGAATATATGTATCTCGGTTGTACGTTGACATGCCAAAAGTCTgttgtttaaacttttgaatgtAACAAATCACACCAACGTCCGCCAAGTTTTAAGTGTTATTCGTATATGCAGATTACGAGCTGGCTCTTTGAAAGATAGACTGTTGACAACGAAATCCAATACCAAGTTCGTGGGTTGAACTCTACGTATGTATAGGTCGCCCAGCTTGAGATATTCAGAAACAACAGAATGAAAAACTACAGCATATAGAGAggaaaacctgcggatggtcgggggtgcTACCTCCACATTTTATAAACtatcacatgaaaacagtgcaaaaaCACTAGACTACGAGGATGGCAAGTAGAATCCTGGTTCATGCAGAAATATAATAAGTCTTTGAGTatggagggtaaaaccagagcagcgacaacagtgtgatagtaggCAAATAggcacacgtaactggtgaattTCGGCAACCGCTTGGGTTAccccagtcagggttttattctaactgttcatgtacatacttAATTTGTACGGCGTAGCAATGTACACGCCcccttgcaccatggcttatgcAAACCTTCATATAAGCCAGTTAGTTTTGAGTATTCGTAAGGTTGGAAAACCAGAAAAAACAGCTGACTGTTACACGATGTGCTTTTGTAACCAGGACTTTCTCTCAGCGGGTGATGAACGTCAGCAGACCGGATCTGATTCCGGACATTGAAGAGGCGTATACCCCGGATGGAGTTCCAGTGTATCAACAAGGGTGGGTAACTCTCTCTGTCCTGACTCTAAGCAAAATACGGCGGCAAACTGGAAGTATTTATGCAGATATGTGCTGCCTCAGAGGGCTTAGATCTCACAAGGTTGTAGCACTGGCTCAGATGGATAAAGCGCTGGCTCTGACGGTTAACGCTGGCTCTGACGGTTAACGCTGGATCTGACGGTTAACGCTGGCTCTGACGGTTAAAGTGCTGGCGCAGATGGTTAACGCTGGATCTGACGGTTAAAGCACTGGCTCTGACGGTTAACGCTGGATCTGACGGTTAACGCTGGCTCTGACGGTTAACGCTGGATCTGACGGTTAAAGCACTGGCTCTGACGGTTAACGCTGGATCTGACGGTTAAAGCACTGGCTCTGACGGTTAACGCTGGATCTGACGGTTGAAGCGCTGGCTCTGACGATTAAAGTGCTGGCGCAGACGGTTAAAGCGCTGGCGCAGACGTCAAAGCGCTGGCTCAGACGGTTAACGCTGGATCTGACGGTTAGCGCTGGATCTGAcggttaaagcgctggctcagGCGGTTAACGCTGGATCTGACGGTTAAAGCGCTGGATCTGACGGTTAAAGCACTGGCTCTGACGGTTAACGCTGGATCTGAcggttaaagcgctggctctGACGATTAAAGTGCTAGCGCAGACGGTTAAAGCGCTGGCTGAGACGGTTAAAGTGCTATTTGAAACGGTTAAAACGCTGGATCTGAGGTTAAAGCGCTGGGTCAGACGATTAAAGTGCTAGCTGAGACGGTTAACTCGCTGGCTCAGGCTGTTACAGCACTGGTTCAGATAGGAAACGCGCTGGCCCAGATGGGTAAAGCACTGGCTCAGACGGTTACAGCGCTGGCTCAGACGGTTAAAATGCTGGCTCAGACGGTTAAAACGCTGGCTTAGACGGTTACAGCGCTGGCTCAGACGGTTACAGCGctggctcaggtggttaaaATGCTGGCTCAGACGGTTAAAACACTGGCTCAGACGGTTACAATGCTGGCTCAGACGGTTACAGCGctggctcaggtggttaaaACGTTGGCTCAGACGGTTAAAACGCTGGCTAAGACGGTTAAAACGCTGGCTCAGACGGTTAAAACACTGGCTCAGACGGTTACAGCGCTGGCGCAGGGGGTTAAAATACTGGTTCAGACGGTTAAAATGCTGGCTCAGACGGTTAAAATGCTGGCTCAGACGGTTAAAACGCTGGCTCAGACGGTTACAGCGctggctcaggtggttaaaATGCTGGCTCAGACGGTTAAAACGCTGGCTCAGACGGTTACAGCGCTGGCTCAGACGGTTACAGCGctggctcaggtggttaaaACGCTGGCTCAGACGGTTAAAACGCTGGCTCAGACGGTAAAAGCCCTGGCGCAGGGGGTTAAAATACTGGTTCAGACGGTTAAAACGCTGGCTCTGACGGTTAAAATGCTGGCTCAGACGGCTAAAACGCTGGCTTAGACCTTTAACGCTCTGGCTCAGACGGTTAAAACGCTGGCTCAGATTGTTAAAGCACTCCGGCTCAGAGTGTTGAATAACTGGCTCAGAAGGTTATAGGGCTGACGTAGGCTGTTCAAGTACTGGCTGAGATGGTTAAAGTGCAGGCTCGATGCGATAAATGAGTCGTTAGGTTCTCGGGAAGTACAATATTTAAACTTTATACTGCACATGACCTACAATACACCTATATATACCTACTGCACATACTCAGTGTAATAAACTGTAATCGACGGTTCCGCTTTGCTGTGGAAGGGCAGGGGAAAATAATAGACGTGATCACCAAAGTTAAGGgatataaggaaataaataacgAATGCAAATGTCTTTGTTAACAAATCAGCGTGGTGTATTCGAAAGATACGGATATACCATTTTTCCGATTCTTGAAATTATGACTAATACAGTACGATTTAGGTGACACCCACTCTAAGGGCATTCATTAAAGTGTTCGAGACACACAGGAACTCTTGTGTGTgctgaagtaaaaaaaaagtcttcGCATATACTGCAACTTCTGGTGATGAAATTTGCGTCCATACACCAATGTTAAGATCTCTCGAATACCATGTGTCAATTTTGGTCGTGATGTACTTTATTCATCAATAATAATTGAGAATTTTTCGCCTATACGATAGCTGCATGTCAGTTTTTGGGTGGAGAAACCAGATTGCCGAAAGTAAAACACGGACCTTTGGGCAAGTTACCTGTTAACTTCCGACAcgccatgtacatatatgcacaccatattggagTAAGACTGTCACGTGACCCCCAACttccgacccgtcttacagtactggtggaagactgTCACATGAGCATCCTTGAATGCTTTATGTTGCCAGGGGAAAAATTTAGTTCACTTGACATGAAATTTGATACTAACCAAAGTTTGAATGAAATTCGACGCTTTCTATATCTTAGAATTAAATTATACCaagcataaattttttttttaaacgtttAACAATTTAGTTTAGCATTCCTATGTTTTAATTGTTCTCTTTAGCTATCTCAGCGTCATGGGGAAGATTTGGAGTAACGAAGCTAAAAACTACCTCAAAGACGTGCATGCCTTTCGGACTCTGTACGAACCCAACATGAATGCTGTCCACGACATTATAGCGGGCCATCCGACCTTTCCAGGCCATACAAAGAGAACGGTGATTGGTGGGATGAACGAAGTTCCTAAGCGATTGGCCGAACAGTTTGTGTCAGCGAGTCCCAGGTGGGTATTGTCTTGATGTTAAACAttatatttgaaaaagaaaGTAATTTGAAAAAAGGGAAATATGAATCATGATTTGTGTCCTGTATGAATAAGCCTAGATAGGAAAATACCAGCTGTAAAAACCTTTGAAAGGTATTTAGATATTGTCAATATATTTAACATGactaaatacatttacacatatttaaaaatgaaaaatctgtAAGTTATTTGAAAGAAACGAAAGATTGAATTATGTTTTGTACTCTAGATGCATAGGCCTGAAATCTTCTCTAGCTGCCAAAAcacaatatttgaaaaaaaaaaactgaaattgaaaaaatCGAAGACAGAAGTGCAAGCTAAAATAGTGTTTGGTACACTAGTACCCTGGAGGAGTTTTTAGATAACAACAAAATGAcaacgaatgtctgtttcgacgcatagttTGTACACATTACAGTATGGTTTGGAGTAATAGTAGAACTTTATCAGTAATTATATTCGTGTAGTTAAACGAAGAATAGcctgaaaaaaggaaaagtAACAAAAGTTAAAGCACTGAAAATAAgctaaaaaaatatacagaaagatagttacacacaaaaaatgaatctgttaattttaacagaaagctagaatgtattccgttattattacacaatattctgccatattcagtctgataaaatatttttgttgaattaatagaaaatttgttatatttaacagaacaatctgctgcaataacagaaaatattctTGCATGGCCCAGACAACAAacatttctattaaaattaacagattaattttttgagtgtcaAAAACGACTGAATTCCATATTTCAGGCACAAGATCAGACTAAACAATCGAGTGGAATCTATCTGAAAGATTTGGTCAGGCGGCCAACAGCTGTACCAGCTGCCTGTAACAGAGACTCATACTCTGAACGGACATACGAGGGACAAATGGGTGAGGACAGGGTATAGTCGTGTTTCGTGTTAGCTTACATGCAGTTTTAGATACTAGTAGGTGTGATACACATAAAAACAcgtgtgttgaaatctaacacaacagcttgtgttgttttcattcaacgcATAAATGTGGaaacattgccgatgtggcgttaagccataataattcattcatacacagaaatgtgttacctcaACACAAATATGTGTTA
This region includes:
- the LOC135464516 gene encoding achacin-like, which encodes MLPGILFVLAIAVASGFDTRRLFRKKPATHDCLDVAIVGGGIGGTYTGWRLRQRGLNIAIFENTDRVGGRMFSVFLPSVPNVPAELGAMRYVPGAHSTLESLFPQLDLRTEVFQPDSFKKLFYFRSTRLSAEELDSPKLPYNLAPGESRNPDELSWTFSQRVMNVSRPDLIPDIEEAYTPDGVPVYQQGWTVTALAQTVTALAQVVKMLAQTVKTLAQTVTMLAQTVTALAQVVKTLAQTVKTLAKTVKTLAQTVKTLAQTVTALAQGVKILVQTVKMLAQTVKMLAQTVKTLAQTVTALAQVVKMLAQTVKTLAQTVTALAQTVTALAQVVKTLAQTVKTLAQTVKPQTVCAKAVMMALPAPAMQKIHWYPFQFDPLMKMAFDAVTDFSAMKIFLAYPNAWWDDFGAKSKAYVTDIPLRQGAEFGRFRNSSGDESALMMVSYADGEVNNDYWRELRNFRDTVSSPAIPAKFSGESMPPKCCRL